Within Thermodesulfovibrionales bacterium, the genomic segment AAGCGGCATTGTCTACAGGTTAGGAGAGGGCCAGATCGGGGCATTCATCGCTATCGTCGGGTTCTTCCTCGGTATCGGTATGACAACGGACGGAATGCTCCGTCCCGTCCGTGACTACCTGAAAAGCTTCAAAGTTGAGGTCTTTGGGGTGACTAACCCAGCCATCTGGGATCTCTTCGGAGGAGGCACGGTAGCAAAATGGGGCACAATCGCAGTTTTTACTATAGTAATACTTGCATTTGTCTTTAAGGGAAAGCCCTCCTTCGGCAAGTCCGGCAAGGGCTATGCATGGGGACTGACCGGTATTCTTGTAGGGTTGTTGACCATACTCGCATGGGAGGTTTCTTCTGTCTTCGGGGGCACCCCGAGAGGTCTTGCCATAACCACCCCCTTGCGAGAGTTATTCTATTCGATGCTGACCAACAGTACAAATTCTCAATTCCGGGAATTCAGTTTCATCGGGATCTTTACGGGTACATGGGGCGTATTCTTTATTCTTGCCGTTCCTCTCGGCGCTTGGCTCAGTGCCAGGGGCCTCGAGGAGTTCAAGTGGAAGACGCCGCCTGCAAAGGAGATAATTACTGTCTTTTTTGGGAGTATCCTTATGGGCATAGGCGCGGTCATCGCCGGAGGCTGCAACCTCGGGCATGGTGTTACGGGAATGTCCACCATGTCGCTTGCCAGTTTGGTGGCGATTATTGCGATCATGCTTGGCAATTGGGTAATGGTCTATTTCAAGTTCATCAGGGCGACGGAATAAATTTAATACCGTGACGGGATCAAGGGGGCTACCTTCGTGATAAGAAGGTAGCCCTTTTTTGTTAATGAAATCGATATGATACTGCTGCATTCAATAAAGGGATTAGCTGCGGGAGGATGTGAGACTGTTGTCAAGATGCTCAAGCCTTGCCCCGAAAACAGGGACCTTAAAGACTGCAGAAAGACAGTGATCGTCGCCGGCGCCATCTGCTTTCAGTATCCAATGAATTCTCCTGTCGCGTGATACCGTGTCGGTCTCCTCTGTGTTCTCCGGAATATTGAAGGAGACCGGGAATGAAATTCCGCAGGGTCCCATTCGAATGTCGTCGATCTGGACTTTCTTTTTCGACTCCCAAAGAACCGTTTCCGCTATGCTATGGATGGATTTCCGAAAGGAGATGTCCATTTCAACGCATGAGAGCTTCAGATCGAATCCGCTGCAGGGGACACGTCTGCACCTCGTCTGGATTTC encodes:
- a CDS encoding YeeE/YedE family protein, giving the protein MPFGSGISALTAIILGTALGFILQRGRFCLNSAFRDIIFIQDLTFFRAYLLCIAVAIVGTNVLESAGLIFTYDQAAGHFVSTQLMRQNFVPIANILGGFLFGLGIVLAGGCASGIVYRLGEGQIGAFIAIVGFFLGIGMTTDGMLRPVRDYLKSFKVEVFGVTNPAIWDLFGGGTVAKWGTIAVFTIVILAFVFKGKPSFGKSGKGYAWGLTGILVGLLTILAWEVSSVFGGTPRGLAITTPLRELFYSMLTNSTNSQFREFSFIGIFTGTWGVFFILAVPLGAWLSARGLEEFKWKTPPAKEIITVFFGSILMGIGAVIAGGCNLGHGVTGMSTMSLASLVAIIAIMLGNWVMVYFKFIRATE